The Salegentibacter sp. Hel_I_6 region TCGGTGCCAGAACGTTCGGGCCCGTTTAATATACTACTCATCGCATCGGTAGTAGATTGATCAGGCTTTGGTTTTGGTTTTTCTGCAGGTGGTTTTTCTACAGGTTTTTCCGGTTTCTTTTCTACTACTGGCTTTGGCTTCTGCTTTTCCTGAATTACCGGAGCTTCTTCAGTTTGCTGGGTTACCACTTCCTCTTCCACAACCGGTTCTGGTTGTGTTTGTGCTTCGGGCACGGTAGTTTGTTGTGGAGCCGATTTAACAGGCTCGGTAGGCTGCTCGTTTCCGGAGCCCACTTCAGAAGTACCAAAATTTATAGCAATACCACTCTCTGGTGGCGGATCTAAATATTTAAAGCCTAACAGAAATAGCAATGCAATTAACAGCACGTGTAATACTACCGTGATGGTAAAAGATTTTTTTTCGTGTTTGGTTTCTAACATGATTAGGTCTATTCGGGTTTAACCGCTAAAACGATTTTATAACTATTTCGGTTGGCAATATCCATAACATTAACCGCTTTCTCTATAGGCACTCCTTCTTCAGCCCTTAAAATAATGGTTGGCTTTTCTTTGCCAGATAATTTGGTTTTTAAAGTACTTTCTAATGCTGACTGCGTAATACGTTGATCGTCTACATAGAATTGAAGGTCTTTGGTGATACTCACCGCAACATTCTGAACACTGGTTGTTTTTCCTTTAGCTTTTGGAAGTATGAGGTCCAAAGCTTCTGGAGTAATTACCGGCGAGGTGAGCATAAAAAAGATCAACAACAGAAAGACAATATCTGTCATCGAGCTCATACTGAACTCGGGGCTTACTTTATTTCTTCCTCTTAAATTCATATTAAGCGGGCTCGTTTAACAGGTCAAGGAAATCTACCGCAGTAGCTTCCATTTGGTGTACTACTTTATCGGTTTTTACTACTAAGTGGTTATAACCAATATAGGCAATAATACCTACAATAAGTCCGGCAACGGTTGTGGTCATCGCGGTATAAATACCTTCGGCTAATGCTCCCATTTGCGCCTGCCCACTACTGGTGGCCAACTCATGAAAAGCAATTACCATACCGATTACGGTACCTAAAAACCCAATCATTGGGGCGGCTCCTGCGATGGTCGCCAGAACACTAACGTTCTTTTCTAATTTATAAACTTCTAAACGTCCCGCGTTTTCTATAGCAGTATTAATATCCTCTAAAGGGCTTCCAATTCTGGAAATTCCTTTTTCTGTTAATCTTGCCACCGGAGAATCACTTTGTGCACAACGCATCTTGGCCGATTCTATATTTCCGTTTACTACGTTATCCTTAATTTGAAGCATAAAATTCTTATCTACCTGGCTGGCCGATTTTATAGCAAAAAGCCTTTCGAAATAAATATAAACTGCTGCAAACAGCAGGATAAAAAGAATAAAGATAATGATTTGGCCTCCAAGGCCTCCACTAAGCATTAAATCGAATAAAGACAGGGTTTTTTCTTCCACTACCGGTTCTGCCTCCTGGGCGGCTTCGGCAACGCCGTCCTGCTGAAAAAAGTATAGCATAGGTTTCTATTAGGGTTTTTAATGTAACGTGATAAACCAGATTTAATTGTGAATCAAATTTAGTAAAATAATTAGCAGTGCAAACTGCTTTATCTTAATTGGGAGTTTTTTATTTTTTAGAGCGTAATTTCATTCAATTTTGGCCATAAAAAATCCCACTCGAGAGTGGGATCTTCAGAAATAATCTCAATCAACTAAAATTAAAAGATTAATCAGAAATTTATACCAATTGCTTTAACGCAACCTCAAAAGCGGTTTTACTAATATTGGTTTTACTGCTATTATTATCGTAAGTATTCTGAATAGCATTTTTAATGGTCATAGAAGTGTCATTAAAAATAGACTCATCGGTCATTTGTACTCTTCTTTCCATAAAATAAGCAAAAACTCTCGCCATTCCGCAGTTTCCTATAAAATCTGGAATTAGGCTTACTTTTTCATCTGTAGACTCCATAATAGAACCAAAGAAAATTTCTTTATCGGCAAAAGGGACATTGGCGCCACTGGTAATGACCTCTAATTTTCTTTCAATAAGACTATTAATTTGATCCTGGGTGATTAAACGAGAGGCAGCACAAGGTGCAAATATCTCGGCATCAAGTTCCCAAATTTTCTCATTGATTTCTTCAAAAGGAATTAAATTATCGTGCTTAAGGGTATTTCCTTCCTTATTAAGAAAAAGTGTTTTAATTTCTTCAAAAGTGAATCCTTCTTCATTAATTAAACCTCCAACACGGTCTATGATTCCAACTATCTTAACACCCATTTGCGAAAGGTAATAAGCTGCGGCTGAACCAACATTTCCAAAGCCCTGAACAATAGCTCTTTTACCTTTTATATCCCCTCCATAAATATCGTAGTAATGTTTAACAGATTCGGCTACGCCGTATCCGGTAATCATATCTGCGACGGTATATTTTCTGGTTACATCTGGAGAAAAACGAGTATTTTCCAAAACCTTGATCACCCCCTGACGCAACTGTCCAATTCTATTAATCTTATCGGCTTCTGTAGGTTTAAAATGCCCGTTAAAAACACCTTCTTGTGGGTGCCAAACTCCACAATCTTCAGTAATTGGAATTACTTCATTTATTTCATCAACATTAAGATCACCCCCGGTACCGTAGTAGCTTTTCAATAATGGCGAAACTGCCTTATACCAGCGTTCTAAAACTCCTTTTTTACGCGGATCTTTTGGATCGAAGTTTATTCCAGACTTTGCTCCTCCAATTGGAGGTCCTGAAACGGTAAATTTCACCTCCATGGTTTTAGCTAATGAAAGTACTTCATTTTGATCTAAACCTACACGCATCCTGGTTCCACCGCCGGCAGCACCACCGCGTAAAGAATTTATTACGGTCCAACCTTCAGCTTCAGTTTCAGAATCTTTCCAGTTGAAAACGATTTCGGGTTCTTTATTTTCGTATAATTTCAATAATTCCTTCATTAATACTCTAATTTTTCGCAAATATATAAACTAAGTAGTATATTTTTAGTTTTTCAGCAAAAATCTCAAATTTCATAAATCACTCCTGAGGAATGATCTTTTTTAGCACCGGTAACCGATTTTAATACATTTACCTCATCTCTAAGTTTTAAAACTCCCAGTAAACCGAAAATCAGAGCTTCTTTATAGTTAATAATTTCATCTGAAGGAATGGTGAAATGACATTGAGATTCATTTTTAAGCAGTCGCATCAAAAAATTATTAAAAGTACCGCCGCCGGTCATTAATACTTTAGATTCAGGACCATCGTCTAAAGTTTTGGCTATTTGCTGCGCCAGATGAAACGTAAATGTGTGTAGAATATTTGGGATATTCTCCTCGTATTTTTCCAGAATAGGAAAAACTTCAGATTTCACCCACTCAATTCCCAACGATTTTGGGGGTTTTTGAGCATAAAAAGGGAGTTTATTTAATTCTTTAAGTAAATTTTTATTCAATTCACCTGAAGATGCTAATTTCCCGCCTTCGTCAAATTCTTTTCCCAATTTTTGCGAATAGTAATTTAAAACAGTGTTTACGGCACAGATATCATAGGCCAGGCGTTGCCCATTTTTTTCCGTAGAAATATTTGCAAAACCGCCCAAATTCACACAATATTTATAATCTGAAAAAAGCAATTTATCTCCAATAGGCACCAGCGGAGCGCCCTGGCCACCCAATGCAACATCCTGTACTCTAAAATCGCAAATTACTTTTTGCCCAGATAGATAAGCCAATTCAGGTAAGTTTCCAATTTGTAAAGTATAATTATTTTCCGGTTCATGTTTAATAGTATGACCGTGACTGCAAACCGCATCAATATCTTTTATTTGGTGGGTTTCAATAAATCTAGAAATAATCCCAGCCAAAAAATTGGTATATTTCTTATTAAGATCGGTTAATCTTTCTTCGGAATAATTAATTGCACCAGCCAAAGTTTCCTGCCAGTTCAGGGGGTAAGGAACGGTTTCAGCTTTTAAGATCTTGTAACTCCACGAGTTCTTAAAATCAAAATTAACATAAACCAAATCGATGCCGTCCAGGGAGGTGCCAGACATTACTCCGATAACTTTGTAGTTCGCTTTTTTCATATTCGTAAAATTAATGAAACTAAATTGAAAATTACACACCAAAACTTTACCTTTGGTGACCAAAATTAGATTTTCCTAAATTAAAATAATAATATGGATTTCAAACTTACAGAAGAACATATAATGATTCGCGATGCCGCGCGTGATTTTGCAAAAACAGAGTTATTGCCGGGTGTGATTGAGAGAGATGAAAAACAGGAATTCCCTAGAGAGCTGGTAAAAAAGATGGGGGATCTTGGATTTCTTGGAATGATGGCTTCTCCGGAATATGGAGGAGGCGGAATGGATACCATCGCTTACATATTGGTAATGGAAGAGCTTTCTAAAATAGACGCATCTGCATCTGTGATGGTATCGGTAAACAACTCCCTGGTATGTTGGGGCCTTGATACCTACGGAAACGAAGAACAAAAGAAAAAATATCTCACAAAGCTTACTACGGGTGAAAAACTCGGCGCTTTCTGCCTTTCAGAACCTGAAGCTGGAAGTGATGCAACTTCTCAGCGTACCACAGCTATAGATAAAGGAGATCATTACGTTCTTAACGGAACTAAGAATTGGATTACAAACGGTAGTTCTGCCGATTATTTTTTAGTAATCGCACAAACCGACCGTGAGAAAAAACATAAAGGAATAAACGCCTTTATCGTAGAAAAAGGTTTGGAAGGTTTTGAAATAGGGCCAAAAGAACAAAAAATGGGAATTCGCGGAAGCGACACACATTCATTGAATTTTAATGATGTAAAAGTTCCAAAAGAAAATAGAATTGGAGAAGACGGTTTCGGATTTAAATTTGCCATGAAAACGCTTTCTGGCGGAAGAATTGGAATCGCGGCACAGGCTTTAGGAATTGCTTCCGGTGCTTACGAATTGGCTTTAGATTATTCAAAACAACGGAAAGCTTTTGGTACCGAAATTTGCAACCACCAGGCAATTGCTTTTAAACTTGCTGATATGTATACCTCTATTGAAGCTTCAAGGCATTTGGTAATGAAAGCTGCCTGGGACAAAGACCAGGGTGCAAATTATGACCTTACGGGGGCAATGGCAAAAGTATACGCTTCAAAAACAGCTATGGATGTTACTACTGAAGCCGTACAGGTTCACGGAGGAAATGGTTATGTAAAAGAATACCACGTAGAACGTTTAATGCGTGATGCTAAAATCACCCAGATCTATGAAGGAACTTCTGAAATTCAAAAAATAGTAATTTCAAGAGCTATTTTAAAAGACTAAAATTTTAGAATAAATTAGATTAAGCCTGGTTTTTAATAAAACCGGGCTTTTTTTATGTCCAAAATACGGCCCTATATTTTACAGAATTTACAATATATAAAGGGTCTAATTATATAATTAGCATTTATAACAAATTTAATTGTTTTTACTGAATTTCTTCTTACTTTAAGTTGAAAAGGCTTCATATTATTTATCTAATTAGGTAATTTTGAGACGATAACTTAAGGACGAAAAGGACATGAAATTAAAGAAACAGGGGCTCTATTCACCCGAATTTGAGCATGATAATTGCGGCGCAGGTTTTATATGTAATCTTAAAGGAAAAAGAACAAACGATATAATTCATAAAGCCTTAGATATTCTTATTCGCCTGGAGCATAGAGGCGCAGTAAGTGCAGATGGAAAAACAGGTGATGGTGCCGGTATTTTAATTGAAATTCCTCACGATTTTTTTAAGAAAAACTGTGATTTCCAACTTCCAGACTTTGGAGAATATGCTGTGGGAATGGTTTTTCTTCCTCAGTCAAATAATCAGCGTAAAATATGCCGGGAGATTTTTGAAGAAGAAATAATTGGGCAGGGGCTTAACCTAATTGGCTGGCGTGAAGTACCTGTAAACCGGTCATGCCTGGGAAGTATCGCTTCACTTTCTGAACCTAATGTACAACAGGTTTTTATTGGAAAAGGAGATGATGTTTCTGCTGAAAGTTTTAATGCAAAGCTTTTTGCCGCAAGAAAAATCGCAGAACATCGAATTGAAAAGTCAGAACTTTCTGAAGCTGAGTATTTTTATTTACCAAGTTTATCAACCAACACTATTATATATAAAGGCCTGTTGATGCCGCAAGATATCAACACCTATTATCGCGATCTTAATGAGGAAGATGTGGTAACCAAACTCGCACTGGTGCACCAGCGTTTTTCCACCAATACCTTCCCAACCTGGGATTTAGCACAGCCTTTTCGTTATATGTGCCATAATGGTGAAATAAACACGCTACGTGGAAATTTAAGCCGAATGAAAGCCAGGGAAGAGCTTTTTGAAAGCGAAAAATTTGGGGAAGATCTAAAAGAGATTATACCCATAGTTCCTGAAGGAAAATCAGATTCAGCCTCTATGGATATGGTGCTGGAACTGCTTCTACAAACAGGACGTTCACTGCCGGAAGCCATTATGATGATGGTGCCAGAAGCCTGGGAGAAAAACCCTTCCATGGTCGATAATAAAAAAGCATTTTACGAATATAACGCCTGTATTATGGAGCCTTGGGATGGCCCTGCCTCCATTCCTTTCACAGACGGTAAATATATAGGCGCCTTATTAGATAGAAATGGACTTCGCCCTTCAAGATACACGCTTACCAAAGATGGGTACGTAATTATGTCTTCTGAAACCGGAGTTTTAGAGATAAAACCAGAAAATGTAGAATTGCATGGAAGGCTGGAACCAGGAAGAATGTTCCTGGTAGATATGCAGGAAGGTAGAATTATAGGAGATGAAGAAGTAAAACAAAAAATTATTTCTGAAAGACCTTATAGAAAATGGATAGACGAAAATTTACTTAACTTATCTGAGGTTCCTTATACCGGTAACAAAACCCCGGTAGAAAAAATAGATATTAATACCCGGCAAAAACTCTTTGGATATACCCAGGAAGACATTAAAACGATAATTAGCCCAATGGCGCTTCAGGGCAAAGAAGCAATTGGCTCTATGGGTGCCGATATCCCTCTGGCAGTACTTTCAGATAAACCACAGCTTTTATTCAATTATTTCAAGCAATTATTTGCCCAGGTAACTAACCCGCCACTGGATGGTATTCGAGAGGAGATTGTAACCGACATAAGCCTATCTATAGGCGAAGACCGAAACTTATTTGATATTATTCCTGAGCAATCCAAAAAACTGAGGATTCAAAATCCTGTAATTTCAAATGAAGATTTAGATAAGATAAAGTACATAGAACACCCAGACTTTAAAACGGTTTCCATATCAATTTTATATGAAGCCGAAAAAGGGATTAACGGACTGGAAGCAAGACTTGATGAAATTATTCATGAA contains the following coding sequences:
- a CDS encoding biopolymer transporter ExbD translates to MNLRGRNKVSPEFSMSSMTDIVFLLLIFFMLTSPVITPEALDLILPKAKGKTTSVQNVAVSITKDLQFYVDDQRITQSALESTLKTKLSGKEKPTIILRAEEGVPIEKAVNVMDIANRNSYKIVLAVKPE
- a CDS encoding anhydro-N-acetylmuramic acid kinase produces the protein MKKANYKVIGVMSGTSLDGIDLVYVNFDFKNSWSYKILKAETVPYPLNWQETLAGAINYSEERLTDLNKKYTNFLAGIISRFIETHQIKDIDAVCSHGHTIKHEPENNYTLQIGNLPELAYLSGQKVICDFRVQDVALGGQGAPLVPIGDKLLFSDYKYCVNLGGFANISTEKNGQRLAYDICAVNTVLNYYSQKLGKEFDEGGKLASSGELNKNLLKELNKLPFYAQKPPKSLGIEWVKSEVFPILEKYEENIPNILHTFTFHLAQQIAKTLDDGPESKVLMTGGGTFNNFLMRLLKNESQCHFTIPSDEIINYKEALIFGLLGVLKLRDEVNVLKSVTGAKKDHSSGVIYEI
- a CDS encoding Glu/Leu/Phe/Val dehydrogenase dimerization domain-containing protein, which encodes MKELLKLYENKEPEIVFNWKDSETEAEGWTVINSLRGGAAGGGTRMRVGLDQNEVLSLAKTMEVKFTVSGPPIGGAKSGINFDPKDPRKKGVLERWYKAVSPLLKSYYGTGGDLNVDEINEVIPITEDCGVWHPQEGVFNGHFKPTEADKINRIGQLRQGVIKVLENTRFSPDVTRKYTVADMITGYGVAESVKHYYDIYGGDIKGKRAIVQGFGNVGSAAAYYLSQMGVKIVGIIDRVGGLINEEGFTFEEIKTLFLNKEGNTLKHDNLIPFEEINEKIWELDAEIFAPCAASRLITQDQINSLIERKLEVITSGANVPFADKEIFFGSIMESTDEKVSLIPDFIGNCGMARVFAYFMERRVQMTDESIFNDTSMTIKNAIQNTYDNNSSKTNISKTAFEVALKQLV
- a CDS encoding acyl-CoA dehydrogenase, coding for MDFKLTEEHIMIRDAARDFAKTELLPGVIERDEKQEFPRELVKKMGDLGFLGMMASPEYGGGGMDTIAYILVMEELSKIDASASVMVSVNNSLVCWGLDTYGNEEQKKKYLTKLTTGEKLGAFCLSEPEAGSDATSQRTTAIDKGDHYVLNGTKNWITNGSSADYFLVIAQTDREKKHKGINAFIVEKGLEGFEIGPKEQKMGIRGSDTHSLNFNDVKVPKENRIGEDGFGFKFAMKTLSGGRIGIAAQALGIASGAYELALDYSKQRKAFGTEICNHQAIAFKLADMYTSIEASRHLVMKAAWDKDQGANYDLTGAMAKVYASKTAMDVTTEAVQVHGGNGYVKEYHVERLMRDAKITQIYEGTSEIQKIVISRAILKD
- a CDS encoding MotA/TolQ/ExbB proton channel family protein, with amino-acid sequence MLYFFQQDGVAEAAQEAEPVVEEKTLSLFDLMLSGGLGGQIIIFILFILLFAAVYIYFERLFAIKSASQVDKNFMLQIKDNVVNGNIESAKMRCAQSDSPVARLTEKGISRIGSPLEDINTAIENAGRLEVYKLEKNVSVLATIAGAAPMIGFLGTVIGMVIAFHELATSSGQAQMGALAEGIYTAMTTTVAGLIVGIIAYIGYNHLVVKTDKVVHQMEATAVDFLDLLNEPA